DNA from candidate division KSB1 bacterium:
ACCTCAACATTCTTGGAACAACCTGGAATTAAATTGGAATTGCCCAAAGCCCAATCTGCCCAAGTTGAGCAAATCGAAAATCTGATTATTTATGTGGATCAACAAAGACAGGTGTTCTTAAACGATAAACCCGTTGCCATCGACCGATTGGAAAAGCTATTGAAGGAAACCATCGCCGAAAATGACCAACCGACATTAGTTCTTCGTGCAGATAAAGCGGTACCCCATGGTTTGGTTGTGACTATTATGGATTTGGCAAAAAGATGCGGGGTGAAACGGCTGGTCATCGGCACTGATATTGAACAGGGAAATAAATAATCAATATTTTCTAACTTAATAATAATTCCAGTAAAAATAAGTGATTACATATTATATTTTCTTCACTGCATCCAACAAAGCCTCATAATCCGGATGGTTAACATTCTCGCTAACATACTCCACATGCCGCACAACATTCTCTTTATCCAATACGAAAACAGCCCTGGTTAAAATCCGGTCATCCTTAATAAGTACCCCATAGGATACGCCGAAATTTGTATCCTTATGATCCGATAAGGTGACAATATTGTTAACATTGGCTGCCCCACACCAGCGGTTTTGTGCAAAAGGTAAGTCGACACTAACAGTTAGAACGACCACATCTTTACTTAGGTTATTCATTTCCTCATTCAGCCTGCGGGTTTGAGCATTACAAACGGAAGTATCCAAAGAAGGAATAACGCTAATCAATTTTATTTTGTCTTCATAATTGGACAAGCTTACTGTTTTTAAATCGTTCGTTAACAGTCGAAAATCCGGGGCTTTATCTCCAACCTTAATTTCAGGCCCGATAAGGGTCAGCGGTTTACCATGCATCTCTGTGACACCATTTCTTTCTAAAACCATTTTTTTCTCCTAAATCTAAGGGTTAATTTTAAACTTCCGAAAATCTACAGTATTGAAAATGAAATATGCGTTTAGAGAGTTACTTCAAGATGGAACCTTAATATTTTCGATTCAAATCTAATTATTTTTTTTATTGCTATTATATGGGAACTAAATTATTTTAAAGTTGTAGTAAAAACTAGTCAAAATTGAATCAACTAAAATTTCTAGACTGAAAGGGACATTATGAAAAAGGTAAAACAATTATTCGGCTTGTCCTTTCTTACAATAATCCTTCTTATCCTCTCCGGCTGTTATACTCAAATGAGAACAGTAACCGAAACCCATGATGAACCGGAATATACTGCAGAAGATCCCGATTATGAAGAAGAGTATGACGAAACTGAGCAGGATACTGTTTATGAAGATGACGACCAAGAAGTCCATCATTATCACCACTATCGTCCTTCAAGAGGTTGGATTGATTTTTATTCTCCCTCATATTATTCAGTAGGATTTGGCTATTATGATCCGTGGTACTATGGCTCCGGTGGTTTTGGTTACGGCGGTTACTATGGACCAGGATATTATTGGGATTCTTTCTATTGTGGCCCGTTTTTCACATCTAATCCTTATTATTATGGATATGGCCGTCGCAATTATAGATCTTACCGAGGGTATTATGGTGGTTATTATGCCGGCTATTATGGAGGATATTCCTATGGTTATGCAAATTCAAAACCACAACATCGAAGACCTTTTGGCCGTCGCCGAGGCATTGACAGGGAAGATAATAATCCTTTACCGAGGATGACTACTTTTGCAAGTAATGGTATAAATACATCTAAAGTCAGGCGTATCCGTAAAAATCCGAATACTTCAGCAACGGTTGATAAAGGACCGCGTGTTCGAACAATTGAGAGAAGCGATAGAACAAGAAGAACATCGGTGAGCAGGAGCGATGAAAAATCAGTACGCCGGACCAAAATTAAATCAACGAGTAGAAAATCCAGAACCAATAAAACAACTATAATTGGTAAGACCAGACTTTCAAGTAAGACTAAGAATAAAGACAATAAAATAACTCGAACCAGGCGTTCTAACAGTAAATCTAAATCGTCCGTAACGGGAACTAGCCGGGTTAAACGGGGAAGCAGTGGAAAAGCTGTGACCGGCGCCAGTCGTGTTAAACGAAGTAAGAGTAGCGCAACCAAGTCCAGGTCAAAATCAAAATCCGGGAGTTCAAAAAGCGGAGTAAGATCATCCGGGTCTCGTAAAACCAAATCATCGTCTTCTACAAGATCTCGATCTTCATCCAGATCTTCAAGCGGAAAAAGCTATCGAGGTAGTTCTTCCAGGTCTTCGACAAGATCTTCGTCAAGCGGGAGTTCTACCAGGTCAAGCTCCGGGAGTTCAAAAAGTTCAAGTAAAGGAAGTTCCTCTTCCAGAACCAAAAAGAAATAATGAATTTCTAACGATGCGGAGGAACAAATGCGTTCAATAATTAGAAAAGCCGTCTTTATGAGTATTGGGGTATTGTTCGCCTTTGAAATATCAGTGGCGCAAACCAATATCCCATTATTGGGATTTACCCAAGGCGTAGGAGCCCGTGCAATAGGGATGGGCGGCGCTTTCGTGGCAATCGCCGATGATTATTCAGCTACATTTTGGAATCCGGCCGGTTTGGGACAAATTCGAAGAATGGAACTTACAGGCTCATACAATGCCTTGTCTTATGAAAACAACACAAGTTATTATAATTCCTCGGTTTCTGATAAAACTAATTTCAGCAACCTCAATTCCATAGGTTTTGTGTTTCCTGTCCCTACTTATCGTGGCAGCATGGTTTTCGCATTTGGATATAATCGTATTGCGAATTACAACAGTAATTTTATTATTAAAGGTTTTAACACCAGTGTGGATGATTCTGTGTTACAATCTGCCAGCCAGTTAGACCGGGGTGGGCTGCGGCAATGGGTTGCTGCCGGTTCTGTACAATTGTCAAAGCACCTGTATCTTGGTGGATCATTTAATATTTATGCCGGCGACTATGATTATGCCTGGGATTTGAATGAAACAGACGACCTGGATTTGTATGAAGAAGATACCTGGATTTTCCAGGATGATATTAACACCAGTATATCCGGGGTTGGGATGACATTTGCTCTATTATACAATGTCAACAATCGAGTCAAATTTGGCGCTACTATTGAATCTCCCGTGACATTCAAAGGAAAAGAAGATTGGAGCACCTTCGAGCGGGTTGACTATGATGACAATACGTTTTACGATTCTACTTCAGTTGGAGAATATGAATATAAAATCAGGCAACCGCTAAAGGTTAACTTTGGCGTATCTTTAGCATTGCCCTTACTGACTGTTTCAGGAGGACTCTCTTTTTCGGATTGGTCTCAATTAGAATATACTGATCCAACAGATTTGGAAGTAGACAATCGAGATTTTGCAAAAAATCTTCAGTCGACGACACAATATCGGGCAGGAGCAGAACTTATTCTACCCGGTACCAACACCAGGGTACGCGCCGGTTATTTACTGGATCCCACGCCATATAAAATTAATGCTCCATATACGGATAAAGAATTCTATACCGCCGGGATAGGTTTTTTAATTGACCGGCAGTTCACACTGGATATTGGTGCAATTTTTGGTAAGTGGGAAACATTTGAACCCGGAACTTTACGTGAAGAAATAAAAACCGTTAATTATACAGTATCAGCTTCCTTCAGATTTTAGGAAGCAAAGGTAATTTGTTTTTTACCTGGATTTATGCCCACGTTCGACGTGGGCATTTTTATTTATTTGATTCTGGTGCTGAGAGCTTTTAAGTGAATCA
Protein-coding regions in this window:
- a CDS encoding biopolymer transporter ExbD, yielding MQISKKVRKKVQINVTSLIDVLFILLIFFMVTSTFLEQPGIKLELPKAQSAQVEQIENLIIYVDQQRQVFLNDKPVAIDRLEKLLKETIAENDQPTLVLRADKAVPHGLVVTIMDLAKRCGVKRLVIGTDIEQGNK
- the tpx gene encoding thiol peroxidase, giving the protein MVLERNGVTEMHGKPLTLIGPEIKVGDKAPDFRLLTNDLKTVSLSNYEDKIKLISVIPSLDTSVCNAQTRRLNEEMNNLSKDVVVLTVSVDLPFAQNRWCGAANVNNIVTLSDHKDTNFGVSYGVLIKDDRILTRAVFVLDKENVVRHVEYVSENVNHPDYEALLDAVKKI
- a CDS encoding outer membrane protein transport protein, with the translated sequence MRSIIRKAVFMSIGVLFAFEISVAQTNIPLLGFTQGVGARAIGMGGAFVAIADDYSATFWNPAGLGQIRRMELTGSYNALSYENNTSYYNSSVSDKTNFSNLNSIGFVFPVPTYRGSMVFAFGYNRIANYNSNFIIKGFNTSVDDSVLQSASQLDRGGLRQWVAAGSVQLSKHLYLGGSFNIYAGDYDYAWDLNETDDLDLYEEDTWIFQDDINTSISGVGMTFALLYNVNNRVKFGATIESPVTFKGKEDWSTFERVDYDDNTFYDSTSVGEYEYKIRQPLKVNFGVSLALPLLTVSGGLSFSDWSQLEYTDPTDLEVDNRDFAKNLQSTTQYRAGAELILPGTNTRVRAGYLLDPTPYKINAPYTDKEFYTAGIGFLIDRQFTLDIGAIFGKWETFEPGTLREEIKTVNYTVSASFRF